The following DNA comes from Hahella chejuensis KCTC 2396.
GCTTCTTGCTGCGCCTTTAACTGCTCGAACAGTGCCGCGATTTCCGGCAGCAGGACCAGACGGTTGTTTTCAGCGAGAACTCTAACAAAGTTAGCGCCCGCTTCATTGAGTTTGCCTTCGCAAACGTCAAGGAACGTCTGACCTTTCTGAGCGCTGGTCAATGCTGGGTGATTTAACACCTTGTGCATATTGCTGTCTCCAGCAACAGCGGCGGTCAGCGCTAATAACGCTGACCACTCCGACAATTGACCCGCATCCCGAGCTAATTCAAAGGCCGCTTTCGCATATGGCCGGGCGAGTGTAGTGCTTTCCGCCATAATGCAAACCTCTTATAGTTCCGCAGCTAGTTTATCTAGCATGTTGCTGTGCGCACCTGCGTCCACAGAGGTTTCCAGGATCTTCTCAGCACCCGCCAACGCCAGCGCAGCGACTTCAGCACGCAGCGATTCTTTAGCACGGTTCTTTTCCTGGTCGATTTCAGCTTTGGCTGCAGTGATCAAACGCTCGCCTTCAGTACGCGCCTGATCTTTTGCTTCTTCCAGCATCTGATTGGCGCGCTTGTTAGCTTGTTCGATAATTTCAGCCGCTTGCTGTTTGGCTTCACGCAACTGCTTGGCAACTTTTTCTTGGGCTAGCTCAAGATCCTTTTGCGCGTGCTCAGCAGCCTGCAAACCATCGGCAATCTTTTTCTCGCGTTCCCGCAGAGCCTGTATGACCGGCGGCCATACATACTTCATGCAGAATACGACAAAGATAAAGAAAGCAATCGCCTGCCCTATCATTGTCAGGTTGATGTTCACGTTGACACCCCTCGCTTATCAGTCGAATAAAATGACTCGTTTGCCTAAAAGGTGTAATTACTGAACCAAAGCAATGAACGGGTTAGCGAAAGTGAAGAACAGAGCGATACCAACGCCGATCATGGTTACGGCGTCAAGCAGACCGGCCACGATGAACATTTTAACCTGCAGCATGGGCACCATTTCTGGTTGACGCGCAGCGCCTTCCAAAAATTTACCGCCCAGCAAACCGAAACCAATTGCAGTACCTAACGCGCCCATGCCGATCAAAAGAGCTACAGCAATCGCGGTCATACCAACTACAGTTTCCATTGTCTCTCCTAAATTTATCAATTAGTTAGTGGATAGAAAGTTTTTAGTTTTGATGGAAATATTTACTTCTTAGTGATCTTCATGCGCCATGCTCAGATACACGATGGTCAACATCATGAATATGAACGCCTGCAGCACAATGACCAGAATATGGAAAATGGCCCAGGGCACTGATAGCGCCCATTGCGCCCAAAACGGCATCAACGCTATCAGGATGAAGAGCAGCTCGCCTGCGTACAGGTTACCGAATAGACGCAGTGCAAGAGAAATAGGTTTGGCGATCAAGCCCACGCCTTCCAGGAGCAGGTTGAATGGCAGCATCCACTTGCCGAATGGCTGCAGGGTCAGTTCACCCAGGAAACCGCCCACGCCTTTGACTTTAATACTGTAATAAATGATCAGGAAGAAGACAGACAACGACATTCCCAGAGTCACGTTAACATCCGTGGTGGGAACGACTTTAAAGTATGCGTGATCGTCGCCGGTAATGACTTGGAACAGTCTCGGTAGAAAGTCTACAGGAACCAAGTCCATCAAATTCATCAGGAAAATCCAGCAGAAGACTGTCAGCGCCAAAGGGGCGATGACCGCATTTTTGCCGTGGAAAGTTTCCTTTACGCTCTTGTCGACGAAGTCGACCATAATCTCAACAAAGTTCTGCAGTCCGCTTGGCACGCCACTGGTCGCTTTCACCGCAGCTTTGCGGAATAACCAGACAAACAAGGCGCCCAAGGCGATTGACCAACCCAGACTGTCAACATGGACGGCCCAGAAGCCCATTTCTTTGGCTTCCTGCGCAGTATGCGCAAAACTCCAGCCATGCTCTGGGTGGTTACCAAAGGTCAGGTTTTGAAGATGGTGCTGAATGTACTCCGACGCTGTAGGATTTTCGCCTGCCATGTTTCACTCTTAATCGATTGTTGCAATTGTTATTTACGCTGCCGTCTTCCGACAATCAGCGGCGCGAACCAATGCACTGACTGCACACCTAGAAAAGCCAGAAATAAACTTGCTGGCTCCAAAGGCTGGATAAACTTAAAAGCCAGGCCAAAAAAAATGGCCGTTAATCCTAGCTTAACCGCCTCTGCTTTATAAATAGATTGTACGATTTGCCTGGCTGCTTGAGCCCCTTGATAGAGAAAGGCGCGGTGGGCGAAATACATGTTTGGAACAGCGCAGATCAGTCCCCCGGCCAAAGCCGAGTACGCATGCACGCTGCTCCATCTCCACGCGATTAAAGATATGAGGGCTGTGGCTATTAATTGTAATCCCACAATCCTAAAGACTGGCGGCCGCTTAATAAGCGAGCGAGCTGCACTATTCAAATCACGTTTCTGCCTAGTTCTTGTTACCCCCGCCCTCGCACTACAGAGACCCGTAGCTTTAGGCGCAGGTGATTATATTGTGTCGATGTAACGCATTCAACCGCCATGAAAACAAAACTGTATAATTTCCATACACATGGAAGCGTTAAAAATTTTTAACCAAATCAACATCTGGTACTAAATATGCTGAATTGATATTACAGGCGCCAAATATTGTGCTTGGGTTATTTTTATACGCTGCATGGGCGCTATGCAGTTTTAGTGATCCTGGCCTAAAAAAGAATCAAACCTACAGAAGGGAAAGCGCCGATGTGTTCAGCAACCAGGCACATCGGCGTAAAGACAAAAAGAGGCTTTAATTAATATGAGCAAGAATGCCGTCTAATTCATCCAATGAGTTGTATTTGATGACAAGTTTGCCCTTGCCCTTACTGTTGTAGTCAATTGTGACGGGAGAACCCAGTCTTTCAGCCAGGCTTTCCTGTAACTTGCGTACATCCGCATCCAGCACTTTTTTGATTTTTTCCTTAGGATTCTCTTTTTCCTGCAGCAGCTTTCGCACGAGGGCTTCTGTTTGTCTGACTGACAAGCCTTTCTCAACGATAGCGTTCGCCGCCGCCAACTGTGTCGATTCATCCAAAGGCAACAACGCTCTGGCGTGCCCCATTTCCATATCGCCGCGCTCCAGCATAGTTTTCACGTCAGCATGGAGGGCGAGGAGGCGTAGTAGATTCGCTATAGCCGGGCGAGACTTTCCAACCGCTTCCGCCACCTGAGTTTGATTCAGGCGAAACTCATCCTGCAATCGCTGCAGCGCCATGGCCTCTTCTATTGGGTTCAGGTTCTCTCTCTGGATGTTCTCAATCAACGCCATTGCAATGGCGGCTTCATCGGGGACATCGCGAATGATGACGGGGATCTTGTCCTTGCCCGCAATTTGAGTTGCGCGCCAGCGCCGTTCGCCAGCGATAATTTCATAGCGATTCGGGCTAATCTCACGAACTACGATAGGCTGCATGACGCCCTGTTGGCGTATGGATTGCGCCAGTTCCTCCAGCGATTCGGGGTCCATATCCCGACGAGGTTGATATTGCCCACGCTGGATCAGCTCGACTGGAAGTTCTTTTAAAACGCCATCCTGTTTGACGTTTTCTTCTTCCTCATTAGTGCGTGTGCGCGACCCGGCCAGCAGTGCGTTCAGTCCGCGATCGCCTAAACCTCGTTTCTTCATTATTCAGGTAGTTCCCCAAAATCGCTTAATCAGGCCAGCACAGCTTCTTTCGCCGCCTTCCTGTCTTTGCGAATAATTTCTCCCGCCAATGCCAGATAAGCAATGGCGCCTCTTGAGCTTTTATCGTATTTCAATGCTGGCACGCCATATGAAGGCGCTTCCGCTAGCCTTACGTTACGCGGAATAATTGAGCGGTATACTTTTTCGCCAAAATAATCCGTGATTTGCCGTGAAACATCCAACGTCAGGCTGTTGCGAGGATCGTACATCGTCCGCAGTAAGCCCTCTATTTCCAGACTAGGGTTAACCGTTTCGCGGATTTGTTCAATCGTATTCATTAGCGCCGCCAACCCTTCCAAAGCGTAGTATTCACATTGCATTGGAATCAAAACGCCATTGGCCGCCACCAGTGCGTTTACGGTTAACAAATTCAACGCCGGCGGGCAATCGAGCAACACGTAATCATAGTTGACCGCCACTTCTTTAATGGCGTTGCGCAAACGGTACTCTCGACCAATTTCATTCATCAACTCGACTTCAGCCGCGGTGACATCGCCATTGGCCGGCATTACGTCATACCCCGCCGCTTCAGACGTCTTCACTACCTGAGCAGCGTTCGCCTTTTTGGTAAGTACATCGTAAACGGTGTGTTCTATCGAGTTTTTATCGATACCGCTCCCCATCGTCGCATTGCCTTGTGGGTCAATATCCACCAGTAACACTTTGCGCCGGGTCGCGGCTAGAGAGGCTGCCAGATTGACGCAGGTCGTGGTTTTGCCGACACCGCCTTTTTGGTTGGTTACAGCCAATATTCGCGCCATTTATGAGCCTCCGGTATTTCCACTACGCGCAATAATAAGCAAATGACGTTCCCCATCACAACCGGGAACCTCCAGCTTATGCCATTCCACAACTTCAAAGTCCGCCGGCATGGCTTCAATCTCATCATGGGGATAAAGGCCTTTCAACGCATAAATGCGCGTCTCGGAAAGAATTAGATCGCGGCATCCTGCAATCATATCGCCAATCGTTGCGAAGGCTCTGGATATTATTCCGTCAAATTTGACGTCAGGACTGAATGCTTCAATGCGAGTGTGTTCAACCCGAAGATTCGGCAATCCCATATCCATACGGCATTGATCCATGAACCGGGTTTTTTTGCCGTTGCTATCCAACAATGTCCAGTGGGATTCCGGCAACGCAATAGAAAGAGGGATTCCCGGTAGCCCTGCGCCTGCGCCCACATCCAGAAACTGGACGCCTTTTAAATAGGGGAGCGCCGCCAGAGAATCAAGTATATGACGGCTTACATGCAATACAGGATCGCGCACTGCTGTGAGATTGTACGCCTTGTTCCATTTATGCAGCAGTTCCAGATAACGCAGAATTTTAGCTTGCTGCACCTCAGCCAACTTCACTCCCATCGCCTTTAAGCCAGACGTCAGCTGCTCGGTTTGATTCAACACCAACGTCATATTCAAGCGCTCTTCCGCTGAAGTGAGCCGCGCTTCTTCAGATGCACCAACAATAGAGAAACCGCCGCCGGAGTAACGCCGGGAATCCGGGAGGCCTGTGCCAGGGTTTCCGGTCTCACTTCAGTCAGCTTTTGCTTGATCTCATTGGACAAGCCCTGAATTCCGCTATAGTCGAGATCCGCAGGCAAGGCCATATTCTCATTGCGACGCAAACGCTCAATTTCTTCCTGCTGGCGATCAATGTATCCAGCGTATTTGACTTGTATCTCCAGCTGCTCAGCCACTTCATATGGCGTCGCCGCAACATCCGCATCAAGCAGGGACAATTTTTCCCACGTCATTTCCGGACGTTTCAGCAAGTCGTGCAGCGAATACTCTCGCGTCAACTCCGTTTCCAGCAATTCCGCCGCTTTCCGGGCTTTTTCCGTCGCAGGTTGAATCCAGATGGACTTCAAACGCTGCTGCTCGCGGGCTATTGCTTCCCGCTTCTCACAGAAAACACGCCAACGTTCATCGTCTATCATGCCAAGCTCGCGGCCTTTTTCAGTCAACCGCAGATCCGCATTGTCTTCTCGCAGAAGGAGCCTGTATTCAGCGCGGCTGGTGAACATACGGTACGGCTCCCGTGTGCCCATCGTGATCAGGTCATCGACTAATACGCCAATATACGCCTCATCCCGGCGCGGACTCCACGCCTCTTTCTCCTGCGCGCGCAGGGCGGCGTTCATACCCGCCAATAGACCTTGCGCCGCCGCTTCTTCATAGCCGGTTGTGCCGTTTATCTGACCCGCGAAAAACAAGCTGCCGACAAACTTGGTTTCCAGAGAGTGCTTCAAATCCTGGGGATTAAAGAAATCATACTCAATGGCGTAACCGGGTCTGGTGATATGCGCGTTCTCCATGCCCTGGATCGAGTGCACCAACTGCAATTGCACGTCAAAAGGCAAACTGGTGGAGATGCCGTTGGGATAGAGCTCGTGAGTGCTTAATCCTTCAGGCTCAATGAAAACCTGATGAGAATCCTTGTCGGAAAAACGATTCACTTTGTCTTCTATGGAGGGGCAGTAGCGAGGCCCAACGCCCTCAATCACTCCCGTATACATGGGAGAGCGGTCCATCCCTCCGCGAATGATCTCGTGAGTGCGTTCATTAGTGCGAGTGATAAAGCAGTTGACCTGATGTGGATGCAGATCCACTGAGCCCATAAATGACATTACCGGAATTGGGGTATCCCCAGGCTGCGCCTCCATCACTGAAAAATCCACGGAACGCGCATCAATTCGCGGAGGCGTTCCTGTTTTCAATCGCCCAACGCGAAACGGCATTTCCCGTAGTCGTTTCGCCAAAGCGATGGAGGGAGGATCACCTGCGCGGCCGCCGGAATGGTTTTCCAAGCCAATATGGATCACGCCGCCAAGGAAAGTGCCGGTCGTGAGTACGACAGTCTTACTATGAAAACGCAGACCCATTTGCGTCACGACGCCAGCGACATGATCCCCCTGCATGATGAGATCGTCGGCAGCCTGCTGAAAAATGGTGAGATTAGGCTGATTTTCTAAAATTTCACGAATAGCCGCTTTGTAAAGCGCCCTATCCGCCTGAGCGCGGGTTGCGCGCACAGCTGGTCCTTTTCTGGAGTTGAGCACACGAAACTGAATCCCCGCCCTGTCCGTCGCCAACGCCATGGCGCCGCCAAGCGCATCCACTTCTTTCACCAAGTGGCTTTTACCGATGCCTCCAATTGCGGGGTTACAGGACATCTGTCCAAGGGTTTCGATGTTATGAGTCAGCAGCAGAGTCTGGCTCCCCATACGCGCCGCCGCCAATGCAGCCTCGGTTCCGGCATGCCCACCGCCTATAACTATGACGTCAAAACTTTTTGGAAAGTCCATAGACTTTTACACCCTCATCGGTAACGGACTTGAAACGAACCGCGTATTTTACTATGCGGGCAGGTCAAAAATAAGAGCGCCCTATAAAAAATGTTTAAAAAACACTCAAAACATCCCTTCTCAGGCGTCTTCTGACATGCCTCTGTCATACAGATTAAAAAATAGCCTAGCCTTTTCAGAGGGTTAGCCAAATTATTTTAGACAAGTTATTAATAAACTTATCCACAAGCAAAACCATTGCCTGACTAAAATTATCAACTAGCAACTCATTGTTTTATAAAAACAAAAAAAATCCATCCCAAACAGGTTGACATATAGCCCATAAAGTTATCCACAGCGCGTCGAAGTTATTGACAGTGGATAACTTCACTAAAAGTCAGGGACAAAAGTGCGCTTCGGTAGTAGCTCTGGAGGTGAAATATTAAGGAGGTTTTCTGTGTCCATATGAGCGAGATCTGTGTTTGGGGCCGAATATCAGACCTCAACGTAATTGGCGCTGGATATCCAAAACTGCTTAAGGAGCAGTGAACTCTCCTCGATAAAAGGCTTCCCATATCTCATTAAGACGCCCACTCTGCTTCAACTCATTCAGACCTGCGTTAAAGATTTCCCTATAGTGGGGACCAGCATTGGACTTGCGCGAAAAAATCATATGATACGGCCAGCTTTCCACCGGAGCTGTATGGCCTATTTTTTCTCTTTCCTGAGCAGAAAATTGCGACTGCAAATTAAATAACCCAACTGCCTTATTTTCATCCAAGGCGTCAAAGCGACCTGCAAGCAGTTTTTTGAACACGAGGATATGGTCAACCCCAACATCGTAACTGACTACACCTTCCTTTTCGGCTTCCTCTAACGGTTTAGCCTTGGCGCTCCCGAGAGGAAGGCCAATAGTAAGTCCTTGAATGTCCTTTTTCGCACCAGTCCACACAACGGGATTACTTTTTAGATAAAACAGCACAATCTCCCCCGTATAGACCGCATCGGAAAAATAGCAATCCGCTTCTCTTTCCGGCGTCTTTCCCCAGATCGCTGAAGCATGCCATTCGCCTCTTTGCACCAAAATGTAGGAGCGCTTCCAAGGGAAAAAACCATAGACTACCTTTACTCCCGCTTTTTGATAGATCTCCGAAATAATATGAGGAACAACACCATAGTCAGGATAAGACTCACTCATGAAAGGAGCCCACTCGCCGATAGCGACCATAATTTCTTCCTGAGCCACAGCATCAGCTGCTCGATAGAGCAAAAAAATAACAATGATACTGTGCATGAGTCTGTTTTTTAGCACTCAGACACCTTCCTATCAGGTTAAACTCGCTGGCGCCTTTCAGTTAAGGGGAAAAGAAACCTGTATGCCTGAATTGTCAGTTTAGTAGATAGGAACGGAAAGCGTCGCAACAGATCAGTGGTTAATGGAGTTAGAAAATACGTTGACGATAATGACGCCAACGATGATAAAACCTAAGCCGATCATTGCCGGGAGATCCAAAGTTTGTCGAAACAGGAAATATCCTATAGCTGATATCAATACAATGCCAAGGCCACTCCAAATGGCATAAGCCAAGCCAACAGGAATTGTTTTAAGGCTATAAGACAAAAAGTAAAAAGCGCCCAGATAACACAACGCCATAAGTATTGTTGGCGTCAGTTTACTGAACTGTTCTGACTTTTGCAGAAAAGTGGTGCCAATCACCTCCAGCAAAATAGCAGCGGCCAAGGCTGCGTAGGTAGACCAAATTGACTTCATAGCGGCTACTTTCCGATACAAAACGACGAAAAGATACGTCCTAATAAATCATCGGAAGTAAAAGCGCCAGTAATTTCCGATAGCGCATTCTGCGCAACCCGCAGATCTTCCGCCACTAATTCTCCGGCGTTGGCGCTCAGCAGTTGTTGCTTGGCTAACTGAATATGCTTTTCCGCAACAGTAAGGGCCTCAAGGTGGCGACGTCTCGCCATAAACCCACCTTCTGCATGGCTTTCAAAACCAACACAGGCTTTCAAATGCTCCCGCAACACGTCAATGCCATTTCCGGCTTTAGCTGACAAGCGAATGACCGGATGTGAAAGCGACAGGTCGATACCTTGTGCTTCCTCGCTCAAGTCTATTTTGTTACGAACGACAGTGATGTGGTCGTGATGTTCGATGCGAGCATAGAACTCTGGCCAAATTCGCTCGGGAGACACTTCATTTGTTTGCGTCGCATCCACCAGAAAGAGAATACGATCTGCCTGGTCAATTTCTTTCCAGGCGCGTTCGATGCCGATTTTTTCCACAACGTCGTCGCTATCCCGTAATCCCGCGGTATCCACAATGTGTAATGGCATTCCATCGATATGAATATGCTCTCTTAATACGTCGCGAGTAGTGCCTTCAATCTCCGTCACGATGGCGCTCTCTCTACCCGCCAAAGCATTCAGCAAACTGGACTTACCGGCATTGGGGCGACCAGCGATAACCACTGTCATTCCTTCACGCATCAAGGCGCCTTGCTTGGCGCTGGCGAAAACGGACTGTGTCTGACTGAGAAGGGTATCCAAATCATTTAACACCTTGCCATCAGAGAGAAAGTCTATTTCCTCTTCTGGAAAATCGATCGCTGCTTCGACGTATATACGCAGCTGGATAAGACTCTCAATCAAGTTTTCGATTTCTTTGGAAAACTGTCCTTGCAAGGAACGCATTGCGCTATGCGCAGCTTGTTCAGAAGTTGCCTCGATCAGATCCGCAATGGCTTCCGCTTGTACCAGATCCAGCTTGTCATTCATGAAGGCTCTTTCAGAGAACTCACCAGGCCGAGCCAATCTCGCGCCAAGGGAGACTATGCGTTTTACCAGGATATCAAGCACAACGGGACCGCCGTGCCCCTGAAACTCAACGACGTCTTCGCCTGTGAAACTATTGGGAGCAATAAAGAGCAAAGCGATACCGCTGTCGAGAGTATCGCCTTCTTCGTTGAAAAATGGACTGTAGTGGGCATGTCTGGGTTTGGGGTCATACCCCAAAACTTCATGAGCAATAGCCCTCGCTTTGGGGCCCGATACTCTAACAACGCCAACGCCGCCTTTCCCTGGCGGGGTGGCGATTGCGACTATAGTGTCATTCTCAGCGTACATGAAAATTCTCGCTTAAATCGAGTCGGAGGAGGCCTCACGGCCTCCGTCCTCTCACGCCACCGGGCATACGGTTCCGTACCACGGCGGTTCATAGGTTACATTTGATGGGCCACGCCCATTGGTCGTACTCAGCGCGGCTCGTTTCTCATCGATACCTAAACGCCTCAACATCCGCGCACGAGTGAGCCCGCGCTTCCATTGTCGCCAGAGTATCTTCCTCAGGTGGCGGCGTAGCCAACCATCGAGTTCGTTGAAGATGCCTTTGGTGTCTGCATGGTGGAAGTAATTTATCCAGCCTCTGCCTATGCGACAGATCTCCCAGGGTAATGCGCGTGACCTTCCCACTTATACCCGCCGCATTTACGTCCATCGCTTCCGTGTAAGTATTGGGCTTTGGCAGTATGGGCTACCTCACCCGCTATGGCCGCCTCCTATGCGATTCCTGTTCGTCGGGCCAGTGGTTTGCCTTCGGTTTCCTTCAGATTTCACCTCGCGGTGAACACCCTTGCCGTTCGGCTAGTGGTTCCCCTTACCGGGCCCACAGGGGACTTGCACCCTCAAGTCATCCGGCCAGCACCACCTGTACCGGAACAGCGCCGGTCAAGGCGCTACACGCCATGCCTGGCGCACCCATAAAAAAGCCCGTTATTAAAACGGGCTTTTGTTAAAAGTAGCCCAGGCTACCACTGGCTGACAAACCTATCTAGGAGGCTATTTTTTTGGCAGCCAGCCCCCCGTTTTCGATCTTCTTAGTGATATACCACTGTTGGGCGATGGAAAGAATATTGTTGACCAACCAATACAGTACCAGACCTGCTGGGAACCACAGGAAAAAGACGGTAAAGATAATTGGCATCATCTTCATAACACGCGCCTGAATCGGATCTGGAGGCGTTGGATTCAAAGACGTTTGCAAGAACATTGCAGCGCCCATCAGCAACGGCAATACGAAATACGGGTCTTTAATGGACAGATCCTGAATCCAGAAAAAGAACGGCGCCTGGCGCAATTGCACGCTTTCCAACAGCACCCAGTAAAGAGAGATGAACACAGGCATTTGCACCAACATGGGTAAACATCCGCCTAGTGGATTGATTTTCTCTTTCTTGTATAACTCCATCATGGCTTGCGACATGCGTTGTCTGTCATCGCCATATTGTTCACGAATTCTCTGCATCTCCGGGGTCACTCTGCGCATGTTCGCCATGGATCGGTAGCTGGTTGCAGACAAGTGGAAGAACAAAGCCTTGATCAAAACTGTCAGCAGAATAATAGCAATACCCCAATTGCCGACATAATCGTGAATAAACTCAAGCACCAAATAAAGCGGTTTGGCTATTAACCATAACCAACCGAAATCCACGGTCAGGTCCAGGTTGGGAGCTACCTCTTTGAGGGTTTCCATAATCTTGGGACCAGCATACAGTTTGGCGCCTACATTATGGGTCTGGCCTGGCTCGACAGTGAACTCAGGATCGACAAAGCCCATCAGGTACAAACCGTTTCTCAAACGAGTTTGATAGGTATGAGTGTCATTGGATAAGGGAATCCATGCGCTGACGAAGTAATGTTGTATAAAAGCTATCCAACCATTGGAGGAGTTAACTTTAACGCCGGAAGGTCCACTTTCTTCCATGTCCGAAAAGTCAATTTTCTCATAAGGTTTCTCTGGCGTTGAAACTACAGCGCCTAAGAAAGACGCTGCGCCAAATCCCCCTGAGAATGTAGGATCTGGAGACTTGTCACGAACTAATTTTGCAGAAAAATTCGCTTTCCAGGGAGCGTCTGACTGGTTGTTGATTTGGAAATTGACATTAATGGAATAGCTGGACTTCTCAAACTCATAGCGCTTAACGATAGTGACGCCATCACGTTCGGTTCTGAGATCTACGCTTAATTTATCTTGGCCTTCTTGTAATGAGTAGGAGTTCTTTTCAGCAATATAAATGGGATTTCCCCCATTTTTTGAATCATCAAAGCCGTTAGCGCCAATCAAGCTGCTTGCAGCAACGTAGTAAA
Coding sequences within:
- a CDS encoding F0F1 ATP synthase subunit delta, with the translated sequence MAESTTLARPYAKAAFELARDAGQLSEWSALLALTAAVAGDSNMHKVLNHPALTSAQKGQTFLDVCEGKLNEAGANFVRVLAENNRLVLLPEIAALFEQLKAQQEATIEVTIESAFEMNDEQENKLAQALQKKLSRNVNLRSQLNKELIGGIVVRAGDLVIDASVRGRLAKLAEAVNS
- a CDS encoding F0F1 ATP synthase subunit B, with translation MNINLTMIGQAIAFFIFVVFCMKYVWPPVIQALREREKKIADGLQAAEHAQKDLELAQEKVAKQLREAKQQAAEIIEQANKRANQMLEEAKDQARTEGERLITAAKAEIDQEKNRAKESLRAEVAALALAGAEKILETSVDAGAHSNMLDKLAAEL
- the atpE gene encoding F0F1 ATP synthase subunit C, which gives rise to METVVGMTAIAVALLIGMGALGTAIGFGLLGGKFLEGAARQPEMVPMLQVKMFIVAGLLDAVTMIGVGIALFFTFANPFIALVQ
- the atpB gene encoding F0F1 ATP synthase subunit A, translating into MAGENPTASEYIQHHLQNLTFGNHPEHGWSFAHTAQEAKEMGFWAVHVDSLGWSIALGALFVWLFRKAAVKATSGVPSGLQNFVEIMVDFVDKSVKETFHGKNAVIAPLALTVFCWIFLMNLMDLVPVDFLPRLFQVITGDDHAYFKVVPTTDVNVTLGMSLSVFFLIIYYSIKVKGVGGFLGELTLQPFGKWMLPFNLLLEGVGLIAKPISLALRLFGNLYAGELLFILIALMPFWAQWALSVPWAIFHILVIVLQAFIFMMLTIVYLSMAHEDH
- a CDS encoding F0F1 ATP synthase subunit I, whose protein sequence is MNSAARSLIKRPPVFRIVGLQLIATALISLIAWRWSSVHAYSALAGGLICAVPNMYFAHRAFLYQGAQAARQIVQSIYKAEAVKLGLTAIFFGLAFKFIQPLEPASLFLAFLGVQSVHWFAPLIVGRRQRK
- a CDS encoding ParA family protein, which produces MARILAVTNQKGGVGKTTTCVNLAASLAATRRKVLLVDIDPQGNATMGSGIDKNSIEHTVYDVLTKKANAAQVVKTSEAAGYDVMPANGDVTAAEVELMNEIGREYRLRNAIKEVAVNYDYVLLDCPPALNLLTVNALVAANGVLIPMQCEYYALEGLAALMNTIEQIRETVNPSLEIEGLLRTMYDPRNSLTLDVSRQITDYFGEKVYRSIIPRNVRLAEAPSYGVPALKYDKSSRGAIAYLALAGEIIRKDRKAAKEAVLA
- a CDS encoding DMT family transporter, coding for MKSIWSTYAALAAAILLEVIGTTFLQKSEQFSKLTPTILMALCYLGAFYFLSYSLKTIPVGLAYAIWSGLGIVLISAIGYFLFRQTLDLPAMIGLGFIIVGVIIVNVFSNSINH
- the mnmG gene encoding tRNA uridine-5-carboxymethylaminomethyl(34) synthesis enzyme MnmG; this translates as MDFPKSFDVIVIGGGHAGTEAALAAARMGSQTLLLTHNIETLGQMSCNPAIGGIGKSHLVKEVDALGGAMALATDRAGIQFRVLNSRKGPAVRATRAQADRALYKAAIREILENQPNLTIFQQAADDLIMQGDHVAGVVTQMGLRFHSKTVVLTTGTFLGGVIHIGLENHSGGRAGDPPSIALAKRLREMPFRVGRLKTGTPPRIDARSVDFSVMEAQPGDTPIPVMSFMGSVDLHPHQVNCFITRTNERTHEIIRGGMDRSPMYTGVIEGVGPRYCPSIEDKVNRFSDKDSHQVFIEPEGLSTHELYPNGISTSLPFDVQLQLVHSIQGMENAHITRPGYAIEYDFFNPQDLKHSLETKFVGSLFFAGQINGTTGYEEAAAQGLLAGMNAALRAQEKEAWSPRRDEAYIGVLVDDLITMGTREPYRMFTSRAEYRLLLREDNADLRLTEKGRELGMIDDERWRVFCEKREAIAREQQRLKSIWIQPATEKARKAAELLETELTREYSLHDLLKRPEMTWEKLSLLDADVAATPYEVAEQLEIQVKYAGYIDRQQEEIERLRRNENMALPADLDYSGIQGLSNEIKQKLTEVRPETLAQASRIPGVTPAAVSLLLVHLKKRGSLQRKSA
- the rsmG gene encoding 16S rRNA (guanine(527)-N(7))-methyltransferase RsmG; translated protein: MTLVLNQTEQLTSGLKAMGVKLAEVQQAKILRYLELLHKWNKAYNLTAVRDPVLHVSRHILDSLAALPYLKGVQFLDVGAGAGLPGIPLSIALPESHWTLLDSNGKKTRFMDQCRMDMGLPNLRVEHTRIEAFSPDVKFDGIISRAFATIGDMIAGCRDLILSETRIYALKGLYPHDEIEAMPADFEVVEWHKLEVPGCDGERHLLIIARSGNTGGS
- a CDS encoding substrate-binding periplasmic protein — protein: MHSIIVIFLLYRAADAVAQEEIMVAIGEWAPFMSESYPDYGVVPHIISEIYQKAGVKVVYGFFPWKRSYILVQRGEWHASAIWGKTPEREADCYFSDAVYTGEIVLFYLKSNPVVWTGAKKDIQGLTIGLPLGSAKAKPLEEAEKEGVVSYDVGVDHILVFKKLLAGRFDALDENKAVGLFNLQSQFSAQEREKIGHTAPVESWPYHMIFSRKSNAGPHYREIFNAGLNELKQSGRLNEIWEAFYRGEFTAP
- a CDS encoding ParB/RepB/Spo0J family partition protein, producing the protein MKKRGLGDRGLNALLAGSRTRTNEEEENVKQDGVLKELPVELIQRGQYQPRRDMDPESLEELAQSIRQQGVMQPIVVREISPNRYEIIAGERRWRATQIAGKDKIPVIIRDVPDEAAIAMALIENIQRENLNPIEEAMALQRLQDEFRLNQTQVAEAVGKSRPAIANLLRLLALHADVKTMLERGDMEMGHARALLPLDESTQLAAANAIVEKGLSVRQTEALVRKLLQEKENPKEKIKKVLDADVRKLQESLAERLGSPVTIDYNSKGKGKLVIKYNSLDELDGILAHIN